TTATATATTCAAATTTTAAATATAGTACAATTACTTTTATTGAagtcaattaaattaaatttttgtgtaaaatgtttttatttggtgTAAATAGTTTGCTTTTTGCATAGTTttcatatatcatatataatataatgatTGTAAATCATTTATTAATAACTACATAGGTGCAGTTATAGTATAGTTTTATACCGTGTACAATGTGTACATTCATACCGTTTGAGGTGTGCTGGGTCTCCACTGTCAGAGCTAGCCAGAGAGGAGGTGTCACAGGAGTGAGCatccatgttgtctgtgttcaaTACGCAGGTGTCCTCCAAGACAAATggctcctcctcatcctccaacTTCAACACAGgataacaaataaacacacaccgTGAGCtatagcatctttttttttttacaaatgtctttattgtgttttcataaaagaacagaaatacacagaaaacaagGCACATCAATACACAAACATAAGAGGCACAAAAATGTTACTACATTCTTGGGTAGCGATCATTTCTCATCATGGTAAGAGGAGTGGTAACAATATTGGAAGATACAGTTATACATAGGTTAATATACAATATGTCCCCATCCTTAATTAGTAATTATAATGACCACTCAAACTTTCAAATCAAGAATTGCATAAATGCCCCCAGATCTTTACAAAGGAGGTATGTTTCCCTTTAGCCACATATGTGCCCCTATTCCAGGGCAAGCCTTTGTAGTAATCCAGGATTGTTTACTCTATAGCATCTTTGAATGGTATGAAGGGGCATTAGTGCTGTGGGTACGGTTAACTCGCACATCTGTGGAGTCACCTTCAATGCGAAATGATGTATATATGTTTCTGGGCAACAAATTGCATTGCATGCTGCCTTCCAGACAGTGTAGTTTCCCTCAAAAAATTGCACGTGCTTTACCTCACTAAGGATGCTCTCCAGCGTGGGAGGTGTATCCACTTGGGGAATGTCAAACTCCTTATCGTCAATCTGAGGTcagaagtaaaacacaaagggTTAGAAAGGTGTTTTTACACTCTTGGACATGTGCATCCTAACACATCTCTGATTATGTCTCTATTTTCTGATACATTAGAAACATTTGTTGAGAGTTTGATGTTTTAATGGTGCTGTAATGCTTTGTGATGCCACTGTaaaaccactagatggcagaaTCACAGCAATCTTGGCTTATGCTTTTAAGAGATTCTTTGTATCTATGTGCTGCAACCTACCCCACTAGCAGAGTCGTAAAGCAATGTATCTGTGCAAAAAAGCAAGTCTGTAAAAaatgatatacagtatatgcaCATAAGTACTTGGTGAGAGTGCTGTCCTTGGTTTccacacaaagacaacacatgCATTTTTCTCAGAATCACTAGAGATGACTTTCAACATTTTACCTTTAATCGATGTTTAGATAAACTTTTCAGGTTTGCTTTGCAATCAAACTATTGAGAtttgcaatcaaactaatacaCTAATACCCTGCAGCCAGTGTTTAGCTTGTTGTAATAGCACCGTGGtttgaaaaactgaaaaactgtagtgatatataaaaaaaactcatagaatctgtatgtatttatttccatTGTTTCCATTTACAATGTGGAATTAGTAGGaaatatatgaataaatacTTCAAATGCTAGTAAGTGTCATATCTTATGTCTAACTGGTAAACGGGTGGTGCTATTAAAACTATGTTACTACATAATCACGTGACCATACAGGTGTTCATTCAAAGGTTGTAGCAAAGCAGAGGTTTCAATTAACGGGCGTATGTTGGTTCATTTGCTCAATACAATTAGCCTAATACATAATACGACGGAACAGACATTTTAATTACGCAGCAACTCTCATCAGACATGCGCAACTGGGCCTAACACCCGGGTTGCGTTTGCCAGAACTTGTACATTGTTTTCCTACAGCCGCTAAGAAGTGTCATGTTCATAATTTGGAGCTATCATGGTGTAGCTCACTGACACAACAGACCACTGCGGAAACACAATGACTTTCTCCCTCACTCCACCACAATGACAGCACAAAGGGGGACAGAGTCTCTCACCGAGTCCACTTCCATCAGGTTGAGCTGAGATGAGGCAGACAGCAGGCTGCGAGCATCTGGAGACTGCGACATTTCTGTTTACATGGGTAGAACACAGGGCTCGCCTCTTCTCTACCCCCACAATTCTTCCGGCAGGAAGTAGATTAATGACGATATTTCCGGTTGAAATTTTCAGAATAAGAGACCATTCACCGGGTGCTGAAAACCGTAGATTTGAGAAAATACTGAATTGAAACGTAAGACCGAGCAATACCTAAAAACTGTAAAACCCAAATATGTTACCAGTTTAGATCATATATACATTATACGATATAACCTATGCGGTGTTCccaaaaagtgaaaaatacttattatttttattgccACAATTCCAAACAAAACCAAGTGTAATCCATATTTTGTTACAGGACTTCacaattatttgtttgtttaacaaTCAGGACACATGATTAGAATGACATTCAATAGCACCGGATGTCAGCATAGCATCCAGTGAATGAGTCATATCTGCATTACAGACAgcaaatgttttacattttctaTCAGTATCTTGATAGTATGTGGAATTTGAATTACCCAGGGTTCCAGGATAATGCAAGACATGATACTTCTCATAGCATTGGAACACATCTCATAAAAGCACTGCAACCACTTGGTCTTATGAACACATTCACATGGATGTTTTGTGATTAAATTGAACTGAACCAGTTCAATGCTATTTGAATTAATTCTACATGTTCATGTCTGAAACCTTATGTTTACATAAAGTGTGATTATGGCTGTATATTCTATGGTTTTGTGTATTGTGAATTTTCTGTATTGACATAGGCATACTTAGTATTTTTGACCTATGTagaaaaatacagcagaaaaataCTGCTGTCACCCATTAGGGTCTGACTGGGAGACAACAGAGACATCATAAAGGAGCAGGCTttagatacacacacaattcCTTAATGTATTATAGATTTATTACTGGTTCCTCAagagaaatatattttaaaaaattaaaaacagcagaaaaataagGCTTTAATTGgctttagataaaaaaaaaaacgtcagaATTACAAAATGTGTCCCACATTACCCTAATCCAGATATTAttctaatgtgttttttgtatttgtatatttttatgcatttataaAGTCACTGTGGCTTTTCTACATACACACTAAGCACATATACACATCTTAACTTAATGCGCCTGttaaacacaaaataagaaaaagagaTCGAGTCCGGAgcgaggaaggaaggaaaggagacaagGACGCCACTAGACGGTGTTGGGTCGCAGCCTGTTGTATTCCTTCGACTCTGTTCACCTCCAttcacagtaaataaaagcatgGAGGCTCTGACTCTCGGGATCTAACACCGAACAGCGGGGGGTAAAGACACTGCCGCATGCGCCCTTGCCTTCACCAATACACGCAAGAAGGAAGTGGGACAGCGGTGAACGCGGCGCCAGCTGGATTTAAGTCATTTTACGTGGAAGCGAGGATTGTAGTTGGCGATAGGAGCGGGACAGCCCGCCGTGCTGAGCATGAAGCGGACGGCAGTGGTGGCCAGGCACAATGGCCTTGTCTCTCCGCTGGGGAACAACAACTCCGGGGCTTCGAGCATCGTCTCACCACCCCAGCCGAGAGCCACCAGTATCTCCGCTTCTGCCGACACCGGGGCTGGCGATGGGATGGACGGCCTGCTGGATTTCTCCAAAGGCCCCACCGTCAAAACCGAGCTGGTGTGCAAATGGACTGACCGAACTTCTTCGAGACAGAGGCTGGGGCGGACGGCGACATCCGTCTGCGACCAAACTTTCAGCTCCATGCACGAGCTAGTGGACCACGTCACCACCGAGCATGTAGCAGCGGGGCTGGAGACCCTCAGTCACGTCTGCATGTGGGACGAGTGTATACGCGACGGGAAGGCGTTCAAAGCCAAATACAAACTCATCAACCACATTCGCGTGCACACCGGGGAGAAGCCTTTTTCATGCGCATTTCCCAACTGCGGCAAGATGTTTGCACGCTCCGAGAACCTCAAGATCCACACGCGCACGCACACTGGTAGGCTTTCATGATtcagtgaccacacacacacacacacacagcgcagaGACTTGTCAGTATGCTCTGTAGATCCACcaagacagcagcttcctgacagacaCTGAGAACATACAGGATCACAGAGATTGTTCTCAGTCTGCTAGGAATCCCCTCCATGTTTACGCAGGCTCCGTTCAGCATCGAGCCACATCCCACTTCGTTGCTTCCTTGTTTCCTAGAGGAGTCTAATCCGCAGCTCAGGAGTCATGCAAGGTGACAGGAATCAGCCTTATTTGTGACTTCACAACCAAAAGCCGAGGACAGAGTAGAGTCTAAAGACATTCTATAAATGATGTTAGATTGATTCCCTTAAAGAAGCTGCAGTAAATGTGTATCATAGGCCCACATGAGCCAATATCAGAGTTAGTTAAAGAGTCACTGCTGTGTGAATGGACGAATCAGCACAGAGGATCCATGGAAAATGATAGACAAGAGGCACAATCCTTTTAGATTGCACAGCACTGATAAACCACTGGCATCAAGGATTAGGTGGAATAACATTGGCTTAATTTTAAGTTTGAGACAAGCAAATGAGAGCATAGGTGGGATAAGTGAAGCTGTAGGCTGTGTGAAAGTGGAACTGATTCGTTTCCACCTGTCATCCTGTCAATGTTCATTGTGAGCAAATGCTGATGTTTCATTTACAAAGGTGATACTGCCTATGCAAGTGTCTTGCGAGATCATCACACATATCAGCAAAAGCATGGACATTTCTAGGCACCAAATATAAAATgattagttattttttttaaataagaggAAATACAGAAACATACCGACACTGACATCACATTAATAGCCTGTTACAACACCATGATCCACGTGTTTACAATCACTGTATTCATCCAGCAGGAATTAGCACACTAAGACAACATTTTGTCCATCTTTGTGTTATCAGGATGCAGTGATTTGTTTTGTGGACTACATTTATTGCTCTCTTAGCGATTTGGGACAAATGGGTCCAATACTTAGTTTGATGCTCAAAGTGTGAGTGACTCCCTCAAAATCTAAGAATCATGCTCACTTTTCTCATTGACATCAAGAGGCTAAGGAGCCTATGCTAATGCTGCTGAAAGgtccatgtgacacagatacaggaacaGCTCAGGGAACTGTCTTGTCTCTGTCTTAGCTGAACATTTATTTGACCAGTTTATTATTGGAAAGTTCTATTGTGTAGTGtcaagaaatgtttttttttattcttttctcaTCTCTGAATGCgttgtttcctctttgtttggaAACTCAGAATCTTTCTTTGTTCCTTATTATTGCTTTCAGACACTCCACCATCCTGTTAGTTGCTTTAGTCTACCTTGTTTCATGACAACAGTTACTTCATTTTTCAACAATTTTACCAATTTTTGCAAGGGAGGGTATGAGATGTAAACTCAGACACCTAATCCAAAAACCCATAGAAGTTTACCAGCTGTTGATCGCCTCAACAGTGTTTTGCGTTGAGTTACACTGTAGCTCGAACCACTTGTCTCTTCAGTGCACTGAAGTTGTTCATGTTATTTCAGTTTAAGGCCAAATGTAGCACCTTGCCTCTTTGCATAAAATATACCTGCATCACTATCTGACTGTTTGTGttacaggtgagaagccattccAGTGTGAGTTCTGTGAGCGGCGTTTTGCCAACAGCAGTGACCGGAAGAAGCACTCACAGGTCCACACAGCCTCCAAACCCTACGACTGCAAAGCACTGGGCTGCACCAAGTCTTACACACACCCCAGCTCCCTGCGCAAACACATGAAGGTTCACGTCAAGTCGTCACCTACCTCTGAACATCAGGACCTGTACGACCCCATCCCTCATCAACTCCAGCAACCTCATCAGGCCATCCTTGAGCCTCTCGACCTTAAAATGAACCGTCTCTCCCCATCGCTTGCcaacaaaaacatgcattttcCTCTTCTGTCCAATCATGACATGGACATCAGCTCAGCCAGCGAAGCGGACCATAAGCTGCTGCTGCGGAGTTCGTCTCCGTTGGCGATGCCCCTGGACCTGTCTCTGTCCAGCTTAAAGAATCAGCTTagccagaagcagcagagcgcCAGGACCCCACGGAGGAGCCAGCGTTCAGTCAACCCAGCCTTACCTCAGTTGTCTAACATTAAGGAGTGGTATGTCTGCACCAGGACTACAGCACCAGACTTCCCTCTACTCCACCCAGACCACATCAAATCAGAACCTAGCGATGAGGATGAGTATGTCACGTAAGACAGGGGGACTGATGATTTTGGACATCAAGGACAGATCTCATATTATCAGACCCTGGTCAGGCTGGAACATGCATTTGTGTGGTTCAGCATCAGAGAGAAGGATTTTTACTGCGtctcacattaaaaaaaaaaaaaaagaaaaaaaaaagactcagcTCAGAGATTGTCCTGATGTGTGGACCAAAAGAAACGGCTCAGATGGTGACAGAACGGACAAGAGGAAGTCCATCTTTATGGTTTTGAAACAAAATGCAAGTTATCAGTGTTAGCTAGTTAACCTGAACTAACAAAGCAGTTACGTTTATTGAAGTGGACCAGAGAATGTTGCTCTGCTTGCTGAATATAAACAGGGTGTGTGTACACAATGACCAGAGAGAGATACTGTGTCTCATGTCACATACTTCCATGCAGCACACTGTGTTGTCTCAAATTTGTGCACTTAGCAGTAAGGCtgcaaaatattacatttttgcaGATATCAAATTCACTGATACTTAACTCCTTTTGGCCATATTCACATATGTTAATATGTGTATGTTCTTGGTAATAAAGTTGTTCATCTTTactcagcagaaataaagcaaGTGGCTGTTGTAGCAGGTTAACTCCTACATGTTGCAGCATTGAATCATTCCAGATAGATAAATTAACATGTTATCAGCAAGGCTCCAGTGTCTGCAGATACCAAAACATCAACATTGGCTAATAAGATGATAAGGTTTACACTCCCCCAGTGCTTGTTCACACCAGTGAGTATAACATTAAGCATCTTAATATGTTAATTCCATTACAGGAAAGACCTGATGCTCTCTGAAATTAAGTGGAAAGAATCTGTGCAATTGGCCAAAAGCAGTTGAATATATCCACTACAAATTTGTGCAAAGTTATATGTTCACCGTCACAACCACAGCGCCCTCCACTATATAGACAAAGACCATTGAAGGTAAGAAGTGTATTATCCTTTTTGATTATATGACATAATCATGGTAGAGCCTGACCAATATATCCATCTGTTGATATTGGCCTATCACATTTCTCTGTAAGTGTAATAATGCAGAAAGAGATTGGGTTGTGGTTGGATGCCATGACATCACTCACACCTACAGTATATGTAGCATAATAAATGCCACAGGTAGCAGATGCCGAGGTGTTTGCTAAATGCTGTAAAGTTATCATTTTTAGTAGAACTAGAATTGTCCTGTTCTTGACAACTGCCATGTTTCTATCACATCTGTTTACTATGTACCAAGGCAGCTATGGTCTGTCagtatgtatatgtatttaaTGAATATATTCTATATGGATAAGTGTGGAAGAATGTGATTTGAGACACAGCAAAACTCTCTAAAGATTATTGAGCTTCTTAGGAGCTCCTCCAAGGTGAAGCTATTTCAAGGGCTAACTCAACGCTGGTGTAAAGAGGTTGATGTTAACCTGAGCTCACAGTGTACACGTGGTCACACTGCAGGTCCTAAACAGCAGGCACACGGGGGTGGAGGGTAGTTCAGGTCTCAGAATGCTTTTAACAAACTACTTtgtatttgtataaaaaaaaaaaaacatagttttatatatGGTGAGGTGATCGGACAAGCACTTTGTTGTAAGCAAGCTGAGGCCTTTAGGAACAAACCAGTGATAGGAACTTGTTCAGAAGTGTTTACGTGGTCGCAGTCTGATCCGTCAGTTTGAAGAGAGATGGgatggggggagggagggggggtctgATTCTTCTTTGTACTGATCCAATACTGTTGATTTAGTAAACACCTCCGAAATTTACACACTCGTCACACACAAATTGTTTTAACATGAAAATGTGTATTAAATGATGCATAAGACAGCTGGTCTCCTCCCTTTGATCACATGATGCAACAATGTGAAGTGGCATTTGAATATTGATTCAGTCTGAGCATGCTGCATAAAAGGAGACGAGCAGTGTGGGACAGCTGGGAAAAGGGGGTTTAAAGAGAACACGACACGGTTAATTAAGTCAAACCCATATCCGCTATACACCCACTACTAAGTCATGACGAGCTGGGTCCAGGTTGGAGCCCACCTCTGCCTGCCACTGGCTTTTGGATTATGCCAGATGGGATCTAAGAAATCATCAAAGATCTAAAGTTCTGTCACACTGTTGAGAAGCTGCACCACAGTCACGTAAGCATAGCACGCTTGACCTGTTTGGTGAGATGTCAAACATGTCATGGGCTGGTGTTTACTACAGACATCGGTTCTTGCATCCAACCACATTCAAAGTGCATTGATGAGGGAGCGGGAAATACTAGAAAAACCTTTCTGGGTTTTAGGCCTCATTAATGCAGCACTCCAGTCGTATACAGCCATCAAACCTTTTTGATCACCATGTTCCCAAGCTTATCACTACAGAATATTATTTCATGCAGATTCACTGATGCCATAGTCTTCACATGGTGGGCTGTAATCAGGAGCACTGCATCCTCACAGTCTGGTGGTCCTGGGTTCTATCAGAGCCTTTCTGTGTGCTGTTTATATGTTGTCTCTGTGCCAGGTCCTGTTACTTGAAAACTGCCAGGAGGTGTGAATGGGATTGTGAGTGGTTGTATGTTTTCAGTATAGCACCATGGCTCTTCTCCTGGCTGGCAATTATATGATCAATGGGGGTGCATGGAGGTGAATGCAGGGGCTTGCAACAAAGCCGTCCCATTTCCAAGGGTCCTTTAAATTCAGCTGTGTTTCCCTGACAGTAAAAGATTGACCCCAACACATCCTGTGATTCGTTGCAGACTGATTTATCAGCAACTTATAAATGTACCTGAGCTGCTGTGTCATGGTAAATGGGACATCCACCAGAAAGTAGAGTTATTCAAAAGTGGTTATTACAACCACCTACGAAGGCCAAACCACTGTAGGGCTGTCCTCTGAAGGAAGTCAGTATGTATGAAAACACAAGAGTGAACTAGCAGCTGATAACAACTTCATTTGATTTATACACAGTAACTGTGCCATTAATGtcttatgtttgtgtgtttgtgtgtctgtgtgtgtttacagttgAAATGCAGTATCACCTGAACTGATTATTCCAGTTCAGCCATACACTGATACATTGAACCATTCTTCCTGAACTCAGCCGATTATGTGAAAATGCCCTGATgctccacaaacacacttagTATGTGTCTATAAGAAATGTGCAGGAAATGGAATTAAAACAAATGATGAGACTTTTCTTTGTGTTGAATGTCAGTAttgtatgttgtgtttttatacagcctctgtctgtcctttatcattatatttaaaaaaatgtataatttcattaatttatttttcactAAAAATCCCATTCAGTTTGGGTTTTTTCCAGCACAGGAGTGACCCATGTCAGCCACTCAACCTGATGACCGATAACATCGTCTGTTCATCTATTTAGTGTCATGTCGATTTTGAAGGCTCACCTTTACTTTAAGCTGTGTCTCAATATGTTTTCCTTCTCTTAACTTTTGCAAAACTGGCAGCTCGAATGCAGGACCAGATGAAGACACAAGAGCACGGACATATAGGATACTGTTTAAAATCCAGATTATtcattaaagggaaaaaaaagatgagtttAATGGTTTGataatttgatatttttgtgtgGATGGAGAAAACATTTCCAGAAATCTGACTAAGGTTATATCTTCACACGCATTAACAACATACAAATAAGAGATcgctttaacacacacatatatcatACTGTTGTTAAAGGTGTAATATTAAAAAGCTTAATGCACTATTTGCATTTCGCTATTGTTGAATTGAATTATGGGGCGGCACTGATTTCCTGTTTATCATGAAATCGCCTAGCAACGTGCGGTTAGTAGTACTAGTACGTTAATATTCAAAAGTTTATTTTAACAGCTCTTAGATTTCTGATGTGTAATACCTATTAGAGCTCTAAAACATTAGAGCCCAACAGTAATTATCACCACATTACACAAAATGTGGTGCTCTGAGCCTCTTTGCCTTTAGATCTTTACCAGTGGTCCCCGGTAGTACACTGGCTGCACTCTCTGAACATCTTCTGTAACATTATGTAATACCAGACTGATTCCAGGATGTTCAGATCCAGTCTCTGTGGGCGCCACACCATCTGTTAGACAACCTGTTCTGTTTATAGCAATTATGGATGTATgttttacatacagtacatactcGTACTTGTCCCCTTGTTACAAAATCCATTTTGGATCAATCAGATGGAATAATCCATCAACCTCTAAATTTTCACTGCAGCCAGTTGGTCCTCACCATCTGGAATGCAGCTTGAACTAGAATCAGGAAATGGACTGTACCATGcaaacatgtttgatatttgaAATGATAAAAATGCTTATCGGGGGTTTCATGTCATGCAGAATTTTCCATCCGTTTTCATCATGAAGTGTTTTCAATTGTTGAGAACTTTGTAAAGTACATCCTTTGTATCATCTTTTAAAGGGAGTTTTAAAATGTATCTTTTGCCGTGCAGTACTATTCATGcacaacacacaaaatgctTAATTAGAATGTCTGCTTCTAGACATCATGCAGGAGCCCATTGACACCCACACTGCCCCCACAGAATCCCTCTGGAGTGCTGGTCATAAGCCTTTTCCAAGCTGACTTTCTAGGCCACGTGTCAGTTATGCCAAGTGCCTTGCAATTGTGTGGCCACAGACTGCTTGTAACAGTGTTGTCTGTGGTTGATCTCCTGCTTTGAGAAAGGTGATGCTCCTGCCTTGGATCACCACTGTTGTGGGTTGTGGACAACACTTATAGTACCTCTAGATGGCACTGTGGTAGCACTGTCACTGCTTTAGACTGATGACACAGAACCTACTGACACCATGACTAAACAGGAGTGGGCTGTTCTAAGTgggacaagaaaaaaataagtaaTGTAAAAGCTTGCTGTGACAATAAATACCTTACCCTTTTCCCCAATATATATGAGAAGACTACTGTATTGTACCTTCAATCaggtttattaaaaataatggaGATAGTTTTTGGTAGTAAAATTATTGGCAGTGATAAATTTATGTTTGAAATCAGCATTATTTGACTTTGAATTTTAACATGAATAAaagagttattattattattattattattccatctAACGACCTCCTTTGTCCATTAaatctgcattttaaaataatggtGTAATGTGGAGTGAAGCTTATATGAtgcttataataataataataataataataataataataataataataataataataataataataataataatacatttacaaattattttctgtatttaaaaaaatattaagctgtcaaaaaaagtttaaataaagtttacaagaaaaaaacaggatagAGTTGACGCCTCTTTCTCCACCACTCCGGTCTTTAACACGACGTGACGTCACGTCGGTTGACCCTCGGCAACATGGCGGCGCACAGTCTGTCTTCATCAGTGAACAGGCTCCTGTTTGTGGTAAAGGTGAGTTGACGAGCGGACAGCTGCAGGACACAAAGCGAACTAACTGACAGACAGCTGTGCAGACACTAGCAGCACGCTGACGGTGTGACCTCACCTGCGTGGAGACGGTCCGCTGAGGAGAAGTACAGAAAGCCCTGAACGCGTAACGAGCGTCAGCAATAACAAACATAGCATTTCACAGAAGAAGTTTTACATTGTTGTCAAAATTGTTGTCAGAAAAGTGGCACATAAAAAAATGGCGTCTGCGACTTCTTTTGACAGCGAGCGAAACAAAGGACAACCAGCGTGTGTTGGACGGGCTGTGCGCGGCGTGCTGCTCCGCTGTCAGTTTACCCTTTACCTTCTCTTCCTGGTGGACTTTTcactgtctttatgttttttagCTGAGCAACAACACATAACATAGCAAAAAGTCTTTGTACGTGACACGCAACATGCAAGCCCACCAGTGTGGGTTTAATGGACGCTTTACAAAATATCATTATAGTCTTTAATACTTGTAAAATACTAACTTAGTAATGCTATGAATGGAATACACCTtaccataaaaacaaaataacaatgTACCTTTAAGTTTCTGTCTGTAAATGGtgacaataaaataacacaggttattttttttaagtgggCATATTTTCTATGTCTTTGCCTTTCTAGAGATCCACAAAATATGTGAACAGACcaccttgttgtttttttactatGCCTCTGTATAAATAAAAGTGTCTGTAGGAGCCATTCATTCCTGGTGAACTAATGTGCGCCCTTTAAAGACTGTGATAAGTGTGATAAATAcgtctttttctgtgtttttgtgttttgcag
This Parambassis ranga chromosome 15, fParRan2.1, whole genome shotgun sequence DNA region includes the following protein-coding sequences:
- the LOC114447818 gene encoding zinc finger protein ZIC 4-like; the protein is MKRTAVVARHNGLVSPLGNNNSGASSIVSPPQPRATSISASADTGAGDGMDGLLDFSKGPTVKTELVCKWTDRTSSRQRLGRTATSVCDQTFSSMHELVDHVTTEHVAAGLETLSHVCMWDECIRDGKAFKAKYKLINHIRVHTGEKPFSCAFPNCGKMFARSENLKIHTRTHTGEKPFQCEFCERRFANSSDRKKHSQVHTASKPYDCKALGCTKSYTHPSSLRKHMKVHVKSSPTSEHQDLYDPIPHQLQQPHQAILEPLDLKMNRLSPSLANKNMHFPLLSNHDMDISSASEADHKLLLRSSSPLAMPLDLSLSSLKNQLSQKQQSARTPRRSQRSVNPALPQLSNIKEWYVCTRTTAPDFPLLHPDHIKSEPSDEDEYVT